A stretch of Brassica napus cultivar Da-Ae chromosome C6, Da-Ae, whole genome shotgun sequence DNA encodes these proteins:
- the LOC106404577 gene encoding glycerophosphodiester phosphodiesterase GDPD4: protein MAIFEWRRQRRRPLDGGGTRRRLHLFRPLYSRKLKRMILFAVVFLAIVPPLFFHFKLRRIRQNVAKKCDWLQHPPRVCAHGGDSTLAFPNTMDAYSYAIGTRVDCIEVDVSRSSDGVLFALHNRDLQRIARNSSVQVGDLSMKQIKELDVSQIVKGTLENRRIPTLEDALAAISTSVRQVILDAKVGPPMYEKGLALDILSVIEKARCKNCIVWAKSDSLARDLIRRAPDLTVGYIVMVDPLTGVRSKLLRMKGASVVGVYHPLIDENLMTVVHRRKKEVYAWTVDETDPMKRMLHLGVDAVVTSNPAMFQGLMEDLRTECLEEGFSIRT from the exons ATGGCGATCTTCGAGTGGCGGCGGCAGAGAAGACGGCCACTCGACGGCGGAGGAACTCGGCGCCGTCTTCATCTCTTCAGGCCATTGTACTCGAGAAAACTCAAGAGGATGATTCTATTCGCAGTGGTATTCTTAGCAATCGTCCCTCCTCTCTTCTTCCACTTCAAGCTCCGACGAATTCGCCAGAACGTCGCGAAGAAGTGCGATTGGCTCCAGCATCCTCCACGTGTCTGTGCTCACGGCGGCGATTCCACCTTAGCTTTCCCAAACact ATGGATGCTTACAGTTACGCGATTGGTACTCGTGTCGATTGCATTGAGGTTGATGTTTCTCGTTCCTCCGATGGTGTTCTATTCGCTCTCCACAACAG GGATCTGCAGCGTATAGCTCGTAACTCTTCTGTCCAAGTCGGAGATCTGAGCATGAAACAG ATCAAGGAACTTGATGTTTCACAGATTGTTAAAGGGACCTTGGAAAATCGTAGGATTCCTACCCTTGAAGATGCTTTAGCT GCGATATCAACTTCAGTCCGGCAAGTGATTCTTGATGCTAAAGTCGGACCCCCAATGTATGAAAAGGGACTCGCACTAGACATTCTCTCTGTT ATTGAGAAAGCGCGGTGCAAGAATTGCATCGTATGGGCCAAAAGCGACAGTTTGGCTAGGGACCTAATCAGACGAGCACCAGATCTTACA GTGGGATACATTGTGATGGTGGATCCTTTGACTGGAGTGAGAAGCAAACTACTGAGAATGAAGGGAGCTAGTGTTGTTGGAGTCTATCATCCCTTGATCGATGAAAACTTGATGACAGTTGTGCATCG GAGAAAGAAAGAGGTTTACGCATGGACTGTGGATGAGACTGATCCAATGAAAAGGATGCTTCACTTAGGCGTGGATGCAGTTGTTACGAGCAATCCAGCTATGTTTCAGGGTCTCATGGAAGATCTTAGAACTGAGTGTCTTGAAGAAGGCTTCTCAATACGGACATGA